A stretch of Mesorhizobium sp. M2A.F.Ca.ET.046.03.2.1 DNA encodes these proteins:
- a CDS encoding extracellular solute-binding protein has protein sequence MERRTLLPRRDFLALGAAATAAALLPGRAFADTPTGVKLHGLSAFGDLKYKPDFTHFDYVNVDAPQGGTFNFSPPNWGANQSPQTFNTLNSFVPKGDSPQRMEMCFDTLMARALDEPDAVYGLIAQSVTISDDRNSFTFSLRPQARFHDGSQLTAEDAAFTFKLLKDKGHPDYALSLTHLDDAAAVDVHTLQLKFSGKQSARTILNVVSFPILSKAFFTANPFDSSQLNPPLGSSAYKVGRWSAGAWIEYERVADYWGNDLPVNRGQNNFRRIRIEFYQDRTAGFEAFKKGEILYREEFTSRVWATAYDFPAFTAGKVIKHEFPAETTPSMQATAVNQRREQFKDPRVRQAIALCFDFEWTRRNFFYGSYERSQSCFEKSDFRAEGMPTPQELALLESLRDQLPPETFGEAVTQPPSDGSGRDRKQLSAALKLLAEAGWKRSGDFVLNDKGGRLAAEFLVDDETFVQVYSPWVANMKAIGIDASIRLVDSAQYQLRQSTFDFDLLSAAFNFSATPTRDDLEIFFHSRSAAVSGSRNLSGIANPAVDALIDAVGAAKDRESLTTAMRALDRALRARRDWIPSWYLANHRSAYWDMFGFPGQKPDFGFPVEALWWFDKGKAAKIGKA, from the coding sequence ATGGAGCGGCGGACTTTGCTTCCTCGCCGCGATTTCCTGGCGCTCGGCGCCGCAGCCACTGCCGCCGCACTGCTGCCAGGCCGGGCGTTTGCCGACACGCCGACCGGCGTCAAGCTGCACGGCCTGTCGGCCTTCGGCGACCTGAAATACAAGCCCGACTTCACGCATTTCGACTATGTCAACGTCGATGCGCCGCAAGGCGGCACCTTCAATTTCTCGCCGCCCAATTGGGGCGCCAACCAGAGTCCGCAGACCTTCAACACGCTGAATTCCTTCGTCCCCAAGGGCGATTCCCCGCAGCGCATGGAGATGTGCTTCGATACGCTGATGGCGAGGGCGCTCGACGAGCCTGATGCTGTTTACGGGCTGATCGCCCAAAGCGTGACGATTTCTGACGACCGCAACAGTTTCACCTTCTCGCTGCGCCCGCAGGCACGGTTCCACGATGGTTCCCAGCTGACTGCGGAAGACGCCGCCTTCACCTTCAAGCTGCTGAAGGACAAGGGCCATCCCGACTACGCGCTGTCGCTGACCCACCTCGACGACGCGGCAGCCGTCGACGTTCACACGCTGCAGCTCAAATTCTCAGGCAAGCAGTCGGCCCGCACCATCCTCAACGTGGTCAGTTTTCCGATCCTTTCGAAGGCCTTCTTCACGGCCAACCCGTTCGATTCCTCCCAGCTCAACCCGCCGCTCGGCTCAAGCGCCTACAAGGTCGGGCGCTGGTCCGCGGGCGCCTGGATCGAATATGAGCGCGTGGCCGACTATTGGGGTAACGACCTGCCGGTCAATCGCGGCCAGAACAATTTCAGACGTATCCGCATCGAATTCTACCAGGATCGTACGGCCGGGTTCGAGGCCTTCAAGAAGGGCGAGATCCTCTACCGCGAGGAGTTCACCTCGCGCGTCTGGGCGACGGCCTACGACTTCCCGGCCTTTACCGCCGGCAAGGTGATCAAGCATGAGTTCCCGGCCGAAACCACGCCTTCCATGCAGGCCACCGCGGTCAACCAGCGGCGTGAGCAATTCAAGGATCCACGTGTTCGGCAGGCGATCGCGCTCTGTTTCGATTTCGAATGGACGCGGCGCAACTTCTTCTATGGCTCCTACGAGCGCTCGCAGTCCTGCTTCGAGAAATCCGACTTCCGGGCCGAGGGCATGCCAACGCCGCAGGAGCTGGCGCTGCTGGAATCACTGCGCGACCAGCTGCCGCCGGAGACCTTCGGTGAAGCGGTGACGCAACCGCCATCGGATGGGTCCGGACGAGATCGCAAGCAACTGAGCGCTGCGCTGAAATTGCTCGCAGAGGCTGGCTGGAAACGCTCCGGCGATTTCGTGCTCAATGACAAGGGCGGCCGGCTGGCGGCTGAATTTCTGGTCGACGACGAGACCTTCGTGCAGGTCTATTCGCCTTGGGTCGCCAATATGAAGGCCATCGGCATCGATGCTTCGATCCGCCTGGTGGATTCGGCGCAGTACCAGCTCAGGCAATCGACATTCGATTTCGACCTGCTGTCGGCCGCCTTCAACTTCAGCGCCACGCCGACCCGCGACGATCTGGAGATCTTCTTCCACTCGCGGAGCGCCGCGGTGTCGGGCTCGCGCAACCTGTCGGGCATTGCAAACCCGGCCGTCGATGCGCTGATCGATGCCGTCGGCGCTGCCAAAGACCGTGAAAGCCTGACCACCGCCATGCGCGCGTTGGACCGGGCCTTGCGCGCGCGGCGCGATTGGATTCCAAGTTGGTATCTGGCGAATCACCGAAGCGCCTATTGGGACATGTTCGGCTTTCCAGGGCAGAAACCCGATTTCGGCTTTCCGGTCGAGGCGCTGTGGTGGTTCGACAAGGGCAAGGCGGCAAAGATTGGCAAAGCCTGA
- a CDS encoding microcin C ABC transporter permease YejB — protein sequence MGAYILRRILLMIPTLFGIMAISFAVIQFAPGGPVEQVIAKLTNQGGNDRLGSGGGDAGGGNLDVAGDVGSKYRGAQGLDPEFIKKLEKQFGFDKPPLERFGMMLWNYIRFDFGDSYFRDISVLNLILEKMPVSISIGLWITLLSYLISIPLGIRKAVKDGSTFDVWTSGVVIVGYAIPGFLFGILLMVLFAGGSFWDWFPLRGIVSDNWDQLSWPAKIADYFWHMTLPLTALVLSAFATTTLLTKNSFLEEIRKQYVVTARAKGLSEHKVLYGHVFRNAMLIVIAGFPGAFISAFFTGSLLIENIFSLDGLGLLGFKSVIDRDYPVVFATLYIFSLLGLFVGLLSDLIYTWVDPRIDFERRDI from the coding sequence ATGGGCGCCTATATCCTGCGCCGCATTCTTCTCATGATCCCGACGCTGTTCGGCATCATGGCGATCTCCTTCGCGGTCATCCAGTTCGCGCCGGGCGGCCCGGTCGAGCAGGTGATCGCCAAGCTGACCAACCAGGGCGGCAACGACCGCCTCGGCAGCGGTGGCGGCGACGCCGGTGGCGGCAATCTCGACGTGGCCGGTGATGTCGGCTCGAAATATCGCGGCGCGCAGGGGCTCGACCCCGAATTCATCAAGAAGCTGGAAAAGCAGTTCGGCTTCGACAAGCCGCCGCTCGAGCGCTTCGGCATGATGCTGTGGAATTATATCCGCTTCGATTTCGGCGACAGCTATTTCCGCGATATCTCGGTGCTGAACCTGATCCTGGAGAAGATGCCGGTCTCGATTTCCATCGGTCTGTGGATCACGCTTTTGTCCTACCTGATCTCGATCCCGCTCGGCATCCGCAAGGCGGTGAAGGACGGCTCGACCTTCGACGTCTGGACCAGCGGCGTCGTCATCGTCGGCTATGCCATTCCCGGCTTCCTGTTCGGCATCCTTCTGATGGTGCTGTTTGCCGGCGGTTCGTTCTGGGACTGGTTCCCGCTGCGCGGCATCGTTTCGGACAATTGGGACCAGCTGTCCTGGCCCGCCAAGATCGCCGACTATTTCTGGCATATGACGCTGCCGCTGACGGCGCTGGTGCTGTCGGCTTTCGCAACGACCACCCTGCTGACCAAAAACTCTTTCCTCGAAGAGATCCGCAAGCAATATGTCGTGACGGCGCGCGCCAAGGGCCTGTCGGAGCACAAGGTGCTCTATGGACACGTCTTCCGCAACGCCATGCTGATCGTGATCGCCGGCTTTCCCGGCGCCTTCATCTCGGCCTTCTTCACCGGCTCGCTGCTGATCGAGAACATCTTCTCGCTCGACGGCCTCGGCCTGCTCGGCTTCAAGTCGGTGATCGACCGCGACTATCCGGTGGTGTTCGCCACGCTTTACATCTTCTCGCTGCTTGGCCTGTTCGTCGGCCTTCTGTCCGACCTGATCTACACCTGGGTCGATCCGCGCATCGACTTCGAGCGGAGAGACATCTGA
- a CDS encoding ABC transporter permease, with product MAEAAIESAPARPRRPFLSPLNQRRLQNFKANRRGYWSLWIFLFLFVLSLFSELIANDKPIIASYKGEILFPVLVAYPEEKFGGFYAVTDYRDPVIQDEINANGWMIWPAVRYSYQTVNNAIPEPAPAKPSWLYDKNKRCGQYPKGEADENCVVGNWNWLGTDDQARDVLARVLYGFRISVLFGLILTLGSSLIGVAAGAVQGYFGGWTDLLFQRFIEIWSAIPVLYLLLIVSAILPPGFFILLGLMLLFSWVALVGVVRAEFLRARNFEYVNAARALGVPNLTIMFRHLLPNAMVATLTFLPFLLSGSISTLTSLDYLGFGLPPGSASLGELLKQAQRNLNAPWLGISGFIVISLMLSLLVFIGEATRDAFDPRKTFK from the coding sequence ATGGCCGAGGCTGCGATCGAAAGCGCGCCGGCCAGGCCTCGCAGGCCATTCCTGTCGCCGCTCAACCAGAGGCGGTTGCAGAATTTCAAGGCCAACCGGCGCGGCTACTGGTCCCTCTGGATCTTCCTGTTCCTGTTCGTGCTGTCGCTGTTTTCCGAGCTGATCGCCAATGACAAGCCGATCATCGCCTCCTACAAGGGCGAGATCCTGTTTCCGGTCCTGGTCGCCTATCCGGAAGAGAAGTTCGGTGGTTTCTACGCCGTCACCGACTATCGCGATCCGGTCATCCAGGACGAGATCAATGCCAATGGCTGGATGATCTGGCCGGCGGTCCGTTACTCCTATCAGACCGTCAACAACGCCATTCCAGAGCCGGCGCCGGCAAAACCATCCTGGCTTTACGACAAGAACAAGCGCTGCGGCCAATACCCGAAGGGAGAGGCCGACGAGAACTGCGTTGTGGGCAACTGGAACTGGCTGGGCACCGACGACCAGGCCCGCGACGTGCTGGCCCGAGTGCTCTACGGCTTCCGCATCTCGGTTCTGTTCGGGCTGATCCTGACGCTCGGCTCGTCGCTGATCGGCGTCGCGGCCGGCGCGGTGCAAGGCTATTTCGGCGGCTGGACCGACCTTCTCTTCCAGCGTTTCATCGAGATCTGGTCGGCGATCCCGGTGCTCTACCTGCTGCTCATCGTCTCGGCCATCCTGCCGCCCGGCTTCTTCATCCTGCTCGGCCTGATGCTGCTGTTCTCATGGGTGGCCCTGGTCGGAGTGGTGCGGGCCGAATTCCTGCGCGCCCGCAACTTCGAATATGTCAACGCGGCGCGCGCGCTCGGCGTGCCAAACCTCACCATCATGTTCCGGCACCTGTTGCCCAACGCCATGGTGGCGACGCTGACCTTCCTGCCCTTCCTGCTCTCCGGCTCGATCTCGACGCTGACCTCGCTCGACTATCTCGGCTTCGGCCTGCCGCCCGGCTCGGCCTCGCTCGGCGAATTGCTGAAACAGGCGCAACGCAACCTCAACGCGCCCTGGCTCGGCATTTCGGGCTTCATCGTCATCTCGCTGATGCTGTCGCTGCTGGTCTTCATCGGCGAGGCGACACGCGACGCCTTCGATCCGCGCAAGACGTTCAAATGA
- a CDS encoding ABC transporter ATP-binding protein, protein MSEALLSVQDLSVAFAQGGKQSIAVDHISFDIGKGETVALVGESGSGKSVSALSVLKLLPYPAASHPSGRILFSGADLLAMNEKALRGVRGNKITMIFQEPMTSLNPLHTVEQQIVEVLQLHQGLRDAPARARTLELLNEVGIREPEKRLDAYPHQLSGGQRQRVMIAMALANEPELLIADEPTTALDVTVQAQILQLLAELKSRKGMSMLFITHDLGIVRKIADRVCVMTKGKIVETGPTKEIFANPQHPYTKHLLAAEPKGKPPAADPGAKSVMAGKDMKVWFPIKRGFFRKTVDHVKAVDGIDVTVRAGQTLGVVGESGSGKTTLGLALARMISSTGTINFNGRDINQLSFSAMRPLRRELQIVFQDPFGSLSPRLSVSEIIEEGLKIHEPKLSPDQRDDKVVAVLKEVGLDPETRHRYPHEFSGGQRQRVAIARAMVLNPRFVMLDEPTSALDMSVQAQVVDLLRNLQAKHNLAYLFISHDLKVVRALANDVIVMRNGKVVEAGPSEQIFGSPQTDYTRALMAAAFKIETAPTGVVSE, encoded by the coding sequence ATGAGCGAAGCCCTGCTGTCCGTCCAAGATCTGAGCGTCGCCTTCGCGCAGGGCGGCAAGCAGTCCATCGCCGTCGACCATATCTCGTTCGACATCGGCAAGGGCGAGACGGTTGCCCTGGTCGGCGAATCCGGCTCGGGCAAATCGGTATCGGCGCTGTCGGTGCTGAAGCTCCTGCCCTATCCCGCCGCCAGCCATCCCTCGGGCAGAATCCTGTTCAGCGGCGCCGACCTGCTCGCCATGAACGAGAAGGCGTTGCGCGGCGTGCGCGGCAACAAGATCACCATGATCTTCCAGGAGCCGATGACCTCGCTCAACCCGCTGCACACGGTCGAGCAGCAGATCGTCGAGGTGCTGCAACTGCATCAAGGCCTGCGCGATGCTCCGGCCAGGGCGCGCACGCTGGAGCTGCTCAACGAGGTCGGCATCCGCGAGCCGGAGAAACGTCTCGACGCCTACCCGCACCAGCTCTCCGGCGGCCAGCGCCAGCGCGTCATGATCGCCATGGCTTTGGCTAACGAGCCGGAGCTTTTGATCGCCGACGAGCCGACGACGGCGCTCGACGTGACCGTGCAGGCGCAGATCCTCCAGTTGCTCGCGGAGTTGAAAAGCCGCAAGGGCATGTCGATGCTGTTCATCACGCACGACCTCGGCATCGTCAGGAAGATCGCCGACCGTGTCTGCGTGATGACCAAGGGCAAGATCGTCGAGACCGGGCCGACCAAGGAGATCTTCGCCAACCCGCAACATCCTTACACGAAGCATCTCTTGGCCGCAGAGCCGAAGGGCAAGCCGCCTGCGGCAGACCCGGGCGCCAAATCCGTCATGGCGGGCAAGGACATGAAGGTCTGGTTCCCGATCAAGAGGGGCTTCTTCCGCAAGACCGTCGACCATGTGAAGGCCGTGGACGGCATCGACGTCACCGTGCGCGCCGGCCAGACGCTGGGCGTGGTCGGCGAATCCGGTTCGGGCAAGACGACGCTCGGGCTGGCGCTCGCGCGGATGATCTCCTCGACCGGCACGATCAACTTTAACGGACGCGACATCAACCAGCTCTCCTTCAGCGCCATGCGGCCGCTCAGGCGCGAATTGCAGATCGTTTTCCAGGACCCGTTCGGATCGCTCAGCCCACGCCTGTCGGTTTCCGAGATCATCGAGGAAGGGCTGAAGATCCACGAGCCGAAGCTCTCGCCCGACCAGCGCGACGACAAGGTGGTCGCCGTGCTGAAGGAGGTCGGTCTCGATCCGGAAACGCGCCATCGCTACCCGCACGAGTTCTCCGGCGGCCAGCGCCAGCGCGTCGCCATCGCGCGCGCCATGGTGCTCAATCCGCGCTTCGTCATGCTCGACGAGCCGACCTCGGCGCTCGACATGAGCGTGCAGGCGCAGGTGGTCGATCTTTTGCGTAACCTGCAGGCCAAGCACAATCTCGCCTATCTCTTCATCAGCCACGACCTCAAGGTCGTCCGCGCCCTTGCCAATGACGTCATCGTCATGCGCAATGGCAAGGTCGTCGAAGCGGGACCTTCCGAACAGATCTTCGGCAGCCCGCAGACCGACTATACGCGGGCGCTGATGGCGGCGGCCTTCAAGATCGAGACGGCGCCGACCGGCGTGGTCAGCGAATAG
- a CDS encoding glyoxylate/hydroxypyruvate reductase A — protein MEKGKILLAVTAFHPQRWHQLLAAEREVVLEPAGANDPSIAYAVVWKHKPNLLSGLPNLRAIFSVGAGVDHIFADPGLPDVPIVRVVADNLTQYMTEYVVWRVLDHHRHGMLYRAQQPKKIWHEPPQRPAGDISVSIMGLGHLGRAAASVLLSLGFAVNGWSRTDRPMKGVSTYAGEAGLIPFLNATDILVVLLPLTPQTQGIVNYGLLKELRRRNGLGGAVLINAGRGRLQKDADIVRALDDGTLKEASLDVFEVEPLPKTSPLWSHPKVFITPHAAATSDPAHLVPAMLRQMDAFERGEKLENLVDREAGY, from the coding sequence ATGGAAAAAGGCAAAATCCTGCTTGCCGTCACGGCCTTTCATCCGCAGCGCTGGCATCAGCTGCTGGCGGCCGAGCGCGAGGTGGTGCTGGAGCCGGCAGGCGCCAACGATCCCTCGATCGCCTACGCGGTGGTGTGGAAACATAAGCCGAACCTGCTCTCCGGGCTGCCCAACCTGCGAGCCATCTTCTCGGTCGGCGCAGGCGTCGACCATATCTTCGCCGATCCCGGCCTGCCCGACGTGCCGATCGTCAGGGTGGTCGCCGACAATCTCACCCAATACATGACCGAGTATGTCGTCTGGCGGGTGCTCGATCACCATCGGCACGGCATGCTCTACCGGGCGCAGCAGCCGAAGAAGATCTGGCACGAGCCGCCGCAGCGCCCGGCCGGCGACATTTCCGTCAGCATCATGGGCCTCGGCCATCTCGGCCGCGCGGCGGCATCGGTGCTTTTGTCGCTCGGCTTTGCCGTGAACGGCTGGTCGCGCACCGACCGGCCGATGAAAGGTGTTTCGACCTATGCCGGCGAGGCGGGGCTGATCCCCTTCCTCAACGCCACCGATATCCTCGTCGTGCTGTTGCCGCTCACGCCGCAAACCCAGGGCATCGTGAATTACGGGCTGCTCAAGGAGTTGCGCCGGCGCAACGGGCTGGGCGGCGCCGTGCTGATCAATGCCGGTCGCGGACGCTTGCAGAAGGACGCAGACATCGTGCGCGCGCTGGATGACGGCACGCTGAAGGAAGCGAGCCTCGACGTGTTCGAGGTCGAGCCGCTGCCGAAGACAAGCCCGCTGTGGAGCCATCCGAAAGTCTTTATCACGCCACACGCGGCGGCGACATCGGATCCGGCTCATCTGGTGCCAGCCATGCTGCGGCAGATGGATGCGTTCGAGCGCGGCGAGAAGCTCGAAAACCTGGTCGACCGCGAGGCCGGGTATTAG
- a CDS encoding AAA family ATPase produces the protein MNLSDLGDRICILGPSNSGKSTLANAIARKRGLEPVHLDQLFHLPNTDWEQRPRDEFIALHDAAIAGEGWVMDGNYSVCMPQRFRHATGLILLDVSTPMSLLRYFRRSLFVTGRHGALEGGRDSVKWDMIHHITVVTPRNRKRYSAMLDAIDLPKLRLSSVSAIKQCFRDWGLSLN, from the coding sequence ATGAACCTCTCAGACCTCGGCGACCGCATTTGCATCCTGGGACCGTCCAACAGCGGCAAGTCCACCCTTGCCAACGCGATCGCGCGCAAGCGCGGCCTGGAACCTGTTCACCTCGATCAGCTCTTTCATCTGCCCAATACGGATTGGGAGCAGCGACCAAGGGACGAATTCATCGCCCTGCACGATGCAGCCATCGCCGGTGAGGGCTGGGTGATGGACGGCAACTACTCGGTTTGCATGCCGCAGCGTTTCCGGCACGCGACCGGCTTGATCCTGCTGGACGTCTCCACGCCAATGAGCTTGCTGCGTTATTTCCGGCGATCCCTGTTCGTGACCGGCAGGCACGGCGCCCTGGAAGGCGGGCGCGACAGCGTCAAATGGGACATGATCCACCATATCACCGTAGTCACGCCGCGAAATCGCAAGCGATACAGCGCGATGCTGGATGCGATCGACCTGCCAAAGCTGCGGCTGTCCTCGGTGAGTGCAATCAAGCAATGTTTCCGGGACTGGGGTTTGAGCCTGAACTAG
- a CDS encoding methyltransferase domain-containing protein, which produces MKPLQASSGDLTADRRADFAEMLLASGEPAQAAELLLGALELAPRWAAGWFRLGEMEEAAGRLDQAAQAWAMTLKLDPADRLGAALKLHLIGKVPAAPAPPSAFVETLFDHYADSFEHSLVGKLGYRLPDFLSQAIREARPGRFRLAIDLGCGTGLMGERLRPFVDRLEGYDISAAMLSKAKAKGIYDLLAKADLQRFSHSGARADLVVAADVFIYLGALERIVGAVANMLAQNGIFAFSLETHTGSDDFALLPSRRYAHSEAYARRVLSASGLAVLSLESVVIRHDRHDPVEGLAIVAGFAAASAG; this is translated from the coding sequence ATGAAACCGCTCCAGGCCTCATCGGGCGATTTGACTGCCGACCGTCGCGCCGATTTCGCCGAGATGCTGCTCGCCTCGGGCGAGCCCGCGCAGGCGGCGGAGCTCCTGCTCGGCGCGCTGGAACTGGCGCCGCGATGGGCCGCCGGCTGGTTTCGCCTCGGCGAAATGGAGGAGGCGGCTGGCCGGCTCGATCAGGCCGCGCAGGCCTGGGCCATGACGCTGAAGCTCGACCCCGCGGACCGCCTCGGCGCCGCACTCAAGCTTCACCTGATCGGCAAGGTGCCCGCGGCCCCGGCGCCTCCCAGCGCCTTTGTCGAGACCTTGTTCGATCACTACGCCGACAGTTTCGAGCACTCGCTTGTCGGGAAGCTGGGCTATCGGCTGCCGGACTTCCTTAGCCAGGCCATCCGCGAGGCAAGGCCCGGCCGGTTCCGGCTGGCCATCGACCTCGGCTGCGGCACCGGCCTGATGGGCGAAAGGCTGCGCCCGTTCGTCGACCGGCTGGAGGGCTACGACATCTCGGCCGCCATGCTCAGCAAAGCGAAAGCCAAAGGCATCTACGACCTGCTGGCCAAGGCCGACCTTCAGCGATTTTCCCACTCTGGCGCGCGGGCCGACCTTGTGGTCGCGGCCGACGTGTTCATCTATCTGGGCGCGCTCGAACGCATCGTCGGCGCGGTCGCGAACATGCTTGCGCAGAACGGCATATTCGCCTTCTCGCTCGAGACGCATACCGGCAGCGATGATTTCGCCCTTTTGCCGTCACGGCGCTACGCTCATTCCGAGGCGTATGCGCGGCGCGTGCTCTCCGCCAGCGGGCTTGCGGTCCTGTCTCTGGAAAGCGTGGTTATCCGGCACGACCGGCATGATCCCGTCGAGGGCCTGGCCATTGTGGCCGGCTTTGCCGCCGCATCTGCCGGGTGA
- a CDS encoding ligase-associated DNA damage response exonuclease, which translates to MRASDLLKPRPEGLYCPPGDFFIDPVRPVERALITHGHSDHARSGHRSVLATQETLDIMGLRYGEDFAGTTQAAVHGETLDMNGVAVTFHPAGHVLGSAQICVEHRGMRIVASGDYKRQKDATCLPFEPIRCDVFITEATFGLPVFRHPPDHEEIARVLKSAAQFPERSHLIGAYALGKAQRVMRLLRDAGYDKPIYIHGALAKLSEYYQSQGIDLGRLEPATVESGAKADFAGAIVVGPPSAFADRWARRFPDPISCFASGWMRIRQRAKQGGVELPLIISDHADWDELIITIKETGAAEIWVTHGREEALVRWCELEGIAARPLHLVGYEDEGD; encoded by the coding sequence ATGCGCGCCAGCGACCTGCTCAAACCCCGGCCGGAGGGCCTCTACTGCCCGCCCGGCGATTTCTTCATCGATCCGGTGCGGCCTGTCGAGCGGGCGCTGATCACGCACGGCCATTCGGACCATGCACGCTCCGGCCACCGCTCGGTGCTCGCCACGCAAGAGACGCTCGACATCATGGGACTGCGCTATGGCGAGGATTTCGCCGGAACGACGCAGGCGGCAGTGCATGGCGAAACACTCGACATGAACGGCGTCGCCGTCACCTTCCACCCGGCCGGGCATGTCCTGGGCTCCGCGCAGATCTGCGTCGAGCACCGGGGCATGCGCATCGTCGCTTCCGGCGACTACAAGCGGCAAAAGGACGCCACCTGCCTGCCGTTCGAGCCGATCCGGTGCGATGTCTTCATCACCGAGGCGACCTTCGGCCTGCCGGTGTTCCGGCATCCGCCGGACCATGAGGAGATCGCGCGCGTGCTGAAATCGGCGGCGCAGTTTCCCGAACGCTCGCACCTGATCGGCGCCTATGCGCTCGGCAAGGCGCAGCGTGTGATGCGGCTGTTGCGCGACGCCGGCTACGACAAGCCGATCTATATCCACGGCGCGCTGGCCAAGCTCAGCGAATATTATCAGAGCCAGGGGATCGATCTCGGCCGGCTCGAGCCGGCGACGGTTGAAAGCGGCGCCAAGGCCGATTTCGCCGGCGCGATCGTCGTCGGCCCGCCCTCGGCCTTCGCCGATCGCTGGGCGCGGCGTTTTCCGGACCCGATCTCCTGCTTCGCCTCGGGCTGGATGCGCATACGCCAGCGGGCAAAGCAGGGCGGCGTCGAGCTGCCGCTGATCATTTCCGACCACGCCGACTGGGACGAGTTGATCATCACCATCAAGGAAACGGGTGCTGCGGAAATCTGGGTCACGCATGGCCGCGAGGAAGCGCTGGTGCGCTGGTGCGAGCTGGAGGGCATCGCGGCAAGGCCGTTGCATCTGGTGGGCTATGAGGACGAGGGCGATTGA
- a CDS encoding cisplatin damage response ATP-dependent DNA ligase: MNRFAELLDRLVLTPSRNGKLTLLRDYFHSVEDPDRGLALAAITGDLNIAAVKPAMLRALVVERMDPVLFGYSYDYVGDLAETVSLVWPQPQGHIPNHMPTLAEVVGRLQAASRSDGPKVLARLLDDANISARFAIIKLVTGGLRIGVSARLAKQALADLGKVDVSEIEELWHGLTPPYTELFAWLEGRAEKPRSAALALFRPVMLSNAVDDGDLEKLDHGAYAAEWKWDGIRVQAVCEGGVRRLYSRTGDDVSGAFPDLAAAMTFEAALDGELLVGDPREATGTFSDLQQRLNRKSVSPKIQQRYPAFMRCYDALQIDGEDLRSLPFAERRKRLEAFVKTLDPSRFDLSPLVEFPDWETLERLRQAPPHPIIEGVMLKRWDSPYLAGRPKGPWFKWKRDPHTIDAVLMYAQRGHGKRSSFYSDYTFGVWSGPEGSEELVPVGKAYFGFTDEELREIDKYVRDNTIERFGPVRSVRADRRNGLVLEVAFEGLNRSTRHKSGVAMRFPRISRLRWDKPAAEADRIETLQALLDG, translated from the coding sequence ATGAACCGCTTCGCCGAGCTCCTCGACCGTCTCGTGCTGACGCCGTCGCGCAACGGCAAGCTGACGCTGCTCAGAGACTATTTCCACAGCGTCGAGGACCCCGATCGCGGCCTGGCGCTGGCGGCGATCACGGGCGATCTCAACATCGCGGCGGTGAAGCCGGCGATGCTGCGCGCGCTGGTGGTGGAGCGCATGGATCCTGTGCTGTTCGGCTATTCCTACGATTATGTCGGCGACCTCGCCGAGACCGTGTCGCTGGTCTGGCCGCAGCCGCAAGGACACATCCCCAATCACATGCCGACGCTTGCCGAGGTGGTCGGCAGACTGCAGGCGGCAAGCCGCTCCGATGGGCCCAAGGTGCTGGCGCGGCTGCTCGACGACGCCAACATCTCGGCGCGCTTCGCCATCATCAAGCTGGTGACCGGGGGCCTGCGCATCGGTGTGTCGGCGCGGCTCGCCAAACAGGCTCTGGCCGATCTTGGCAAGGTCGACGTCAGCGAGATCGAGGAGCTCTGGCACGGGCTGACGCCGCCTTACACCGAGCTGTTCGCCTGGCTGGAAGGCCGGGCGGAAAAGCCGAGGAGCGCGGCACTTGCGCTGTTCCGGCCGGTGATGCTCTCCAACGCCGTCGACGATGGCGACCTCGAAAAGCTCGACCACGGCGCTTATGCGGCGGAGTGGAAGTGGGACGGCATCCGTGTGCAGGCGGTGTGCGAGGGCGGCGTGCGCCGGCTCTATTCGCGTACCGGCGACGATGTGTCCGGGGCCTTCCCAGACCTTGCCGCGGCGATGACGTTCGAAGCGGCGCTCGACGGCGAGCTTTTGGTCGGCGACCCTCGCGAGGCGACCGGAACCTTCTCCGACCTGCAGCAGCGGCTGAACCGCAAGAGCGTGTCGCCAAAGATCCAGCAGCGCTATCCGGCCTTCATGCGCTGCTACGACGCGCTGCAGATCGACGGCGAGGATTTGCGCTCGCTGCCTTTCGCGGAGCGCCGCAAGCGTCTCGAGGCCTTCGTGAAGACGCTTGATCCCAGCCGCTTCGATCTCTCGCCGTTGGTCGAGTTCCCCGATTGGGAGACGCTGGAACGGCTGCGCCAGGCGCCGCCGCATCCGATCATCGAAGGGGTGATGTTGAAGCGCTGGGATTCGCCATACCTTGCCGGCCGGCCGAAGGGCCCGTGGTTCAAATGGAAGCGCGATCCGCACACCATCGACGCGGTGCTGATGTATGCGCAGCGCGGCCACGGCAAGCGTTCCAGCTTCTATTCAGACTACACGTTCGGTGTGTGGTCCGGCCCCGAGGGCTCGGAAGAGCTGGTGCCGGTCGGCAAGGCCTATTTCGGCTTCACCGACGAGGAGCTGAGAGAGATCGACAAATATGTGCGCGACAACACGATCGAGCGTTTCGGCCCGGTGCGCTCGGTGCGCGCCGACCGTCGCAACGGCCTCGTGCTGGAGGTGGCGTTCGAAGGCCTCAACCGCTCGACCCGGCATAAATCGGGTGTCGCGATGCGCTTTCCCCGCATCTCACGGCTGCGCTGGGACAAGCCGGCGGCGGAAGCCGACCGCATCGAGACGCTGCAAGCGTTGTTGGATGGCTAA